From Dasypus novemcinctus isolate mDasNov1 chromosome 8, mDasNov1.1.hap2, whole genome shotgun sequence, the proteins below share one genomic window:
- the LOC101436188 gene encoding olfactory receptor 1f45-like: MASRNKTEVTEFVLLGLSNWLEMQPVIFGIVLAMYLVAVMGNTLLIIVAHSDPKLQTPMYFLLSQLSFIDLFLTTITVPQMLVHTLSVNRTISFKCCMVQLFFFMTVGSMEGHLLAAMAYDRYVAICDPLRYSAIVSRHLCLCITLTSWVVVSLNSLLYIVLVTRLTFCGKQVTHFFCDITPLLQLSCTRPVVNEMLIFTEGVAVVVSPFFFILGSYARIGVAIARMHSIAAMRKALSTCSSHILVVLLLYGSVIRMYLRPSSSYDLEQDRQVAIFYTVVTPMLNPLIYSLRNKEVKSAVQRLGKKLCISGNFQPGSHTNRMAGHLLKSRS, translated from the coding sequence ATGGCCTCTAGAAACAAGACGGAAGTGACTGAATTTGTCTTATTGGGGCTGTCCAACTGGCTGGAGATGCAGCCAGTTATTTTTGGGATTGTCCTTGCCATGTACCTGGTGGCAGTTATGGGCAACACCCTATTAATAATTGTTGCCCACTCAGACCCCAAGCTTCAGACCCCCATGTATTTCCTGCTTAGCCAGCTTTCCTTTATTGACTTGTTTCTGACAACCATCACTGTTCCCCAGATGCTGGTGCACACACTGTCTGTGAATCGAACCATCTCTTTTAAATGCTGCATGGTCCAGTTGTTCTTCTTTATGACTGTGGGCAGCATGGAAGGCCACTTGCTGGCTGCTATGGCCTATGATCGCTATGTTGCCATCTGTGACCCCTTAAGATATTCTGCCATTGTCAGCCGCCACCTCTGTCTGTGCATAACCTTGACCTCATGGGTTGTTGTTAGCCTAAATAGCCTCCTTTATATTGTGTTAGTTACCCGTTTAACTTTCTGTGGCAAACAGGTCACCCACTTCTTCTGTGACATCACACCCTTGCTACAGCTCTCCTGTACCCGACCAGTGGTCAATGAAATGTTAATATTCACTGAGGGTGTAGCTGTGGTGGTCAGCCCCTTCTTCTTTATTTTGGGTTCCTATGCCCGCATTGGTGTTGCCATAGCCCGCATGCACTCAATTGCTGCCATGCGCAAAGCCCTGTCCACCTGTAGCTCTCACATCCTGGTTGTTCTACTCCTGTATGGCTCTGTAATCCGCATGTATCTTCGGCCATCCTCCAGCTATGACCTGGAGCAAGATCGTCAGGTTGCCATCTTCTACACAGTAGTTACCCCTATGCTAAACCCACTAATATACAGTTTGAGAAATAAGGAGGTTAAGAGTGCTGTTCAGAGGCTTGGTAAGAAACTCTGCATTTCAGGAAACTTCCAACCTGGTTCCCATACAAACAGAATGGCAGGGCATCTTCTGAAGTCAAGAAGTTAA